The genomic window cagggttactcgtggtccctaaagtctccaaaagtagatcaggagctagagccttcagctatcaggctcctctcctgtggaatcatcttcctgttacggtccgggaggcagacaccgtctccacatttaagactagacttaagactttcctctttgataaagcttattagttaggcttataagcttataagctagttagggctggctcaggcttgccctgtaccagcccctagttaggctgacttaggcctagtctgccggaggacccccctataatacaccaggcaccttctctccttctctctctctctctctctctcgtattctattactgcatcttgctaactcgaccattctggatgtcactaattcggcttcttctccggagcctttgtgctccactgtctctcagattaactcatatcgcagcggtgcctggacagcatgacgtgtgtggttgtgctgctgccgtggtcctgccagatgcctcctgctgctgctgccatcattagtcattagtcatacttctactgttattatacacatatgactattgtcacacatgtatactgccagatattaatacatactttcaacatattgtaccacagtagccagaactataactataatattattactttcaataatgttgttgtaagctactgttattacctgcatctctctctctgtctctctctatgtctcattgtgtcatacggattactgttaatttattatgctgatctgttctgtacgacatctattgcacgtctgtccgtcctggaagagggatccctcctcagttgctcttcctaaggtttctaccattttttttccccgttaaagggttttttttggggagtttttccttatccgctgcgagggtcataaggacagagggatgtcgtatgctgtaaagccctgtgaggcaaattgtgatttgtgatattgggctttataaataaaattgaaaattgaaaattgaatataCACACCAGGTATGGATTGGTGACCTTAGTAACGGCACCGAGCTACTGGCAGACATATTTTGGATATGTGAGAGCGATTGCCAGGTACAAGCTGTATTACCAACAAATTGGACAGGAATCTGTGCCCCAGTAATGTTAACAGGACAAATCATGATAATGAGTCTAAACAACAGTCTAAATAACGGTACTCATACACGGTCTCGTAGATCGGCTGACACTCAGACACACTCCTGGAAGAAGGATGCTAACATATACATTACATACGACCAGGTACCGCATGGGATGCCTGAGGAGCAGCAGGCTATATCAGAGGACTGGATATCATGGGCCAGAGGATGGGGTTCCGTGCCCCTTGGTGGATACTTTGTGAACGCCCAGTACATAGAACGTAATAGTCGCTGGATAAATTATTTGTGGTATAATCAGCAAAAATTTGTAAATTGGACCATAGAAGCTCTACAAGGAGTAAGTGAGCAACATGCCACATCTTTAATGACGGTGCAAAACAGGCTCATTATCGAGACGATGCTGGCTCAAGACCAAGGGGTCTGTGATGTGATAGGGGAACACTGTTGTACTGTCATCCCCATGCACACAGGGGAGGATGGCAACTTGACTCGGGCTTTACAGAACATACGTGCATTAAGAGACCAACATGTACAGCACTCCGGTTGGAACACTAGAGTTTCCTCAATCTGGGATTGGCTGGGACAATTATCCCCTGGAAAGATTTTACGAATGATAGGAGTGCTGTTGGGACTTGTAGTGTTGGCCCTTCTGGTGATATCCTGCTGTGTTCTTCCCCTGGTGCGACTTGTGATTAAAAAGACTATGGCAAGTGTCACAGGACAGTTTGTAATAATAGACCAAGGTCTATGGCCAACAGCAAGCACAGAGTCATATGAAGATATGAGTAGTTCTCAGGGGAAGGTTCCCAAGGATCAGGGCCAGCTCACAGGGTGAGATAAGGGAAATCGATATGAGATAATGCCACAAGGCATGGCATTGGAAACTGTCCAATATAATCAGAAACCTAGGCTAGTTGAGGGTGTTTATGAGGAGATCATTTAAAGCCCTTAATACCCTTGCTGTCACCAAACCAATACTAACATTTAATCACTAACAAAATGAACTAATCCTGCTTGCATGGCTCATGTACATATTCATTGCTGTAGGGAAAGGTATAACGTCACTAAGGAAAGTACACTAAAAATGTCCTTTACAACCTTAAGATAGGTACAGAGTATGGCTGAGAGCTGGAGAACTCCGCATCCATACCAACAGAACCAGGGGGGCCAGCCTGTGTTCCAGTACCAACAGCAGGGGCCGGGAGGGCTGAGCCAGCTTCCTCAGCTGTATTCTCTACCTCCACCATCACCACACCACACAGGGTTACCCGGTCCAATGGCCAGCTGTTCTGCACCTACCTGCACCTTTGGAGGAGGCACCCCGATGAGACGACATGGACGCTCCAATCAGATGACGCCGTTGCACCTGTCGCAACTCTACGCTCCAGCCCTGGCCCAACCTCCCTTGGAAAGCCTGCTCCGCTTCTTGTTGCAAGGGCCCGATGTCCCCAGCCCCAGTGGAACTCGCCAAGAACCACTTGCCAGTACCTCTAACCTGGGAGGCCAGGTCCAGACGGGTCCCAGTCAGGAAGGCAGCTGGGGTAATGTGAATCCAGGCCCGCAATCTTCCCAGTACCTGATGCAGGCCTCATTAGAGGTTCAGACGCCCACCACTGCGCAGGCGCCGCCTCAAGAGGGAAACCTTCAGCACAATGCCCGTGCTGACATGTTGCCATTACGCTCTCCTGATCCATCGTCTGCGACAGAAGACAGCGAGGACCAACGGTCGGCCAGCTATTCACCTACCAGCCCATCGCCTGCAGCCCCAGGTTCAGAGATGAATTTGGAATACCAAAATGAGGGTCACCTGTCAGTACAGGCCCTCGCAGAAGAGACACGTGATATCTTAGAGCAAGAATATGGGGTGTGTCCAGAGATAGTGGAAGGGTACCTCTGGAACCTGCCTGATGGGGAGCCAACCCAATTAAGGCACGATGAATTGGTAAAAAATCTATGCACGCTGCTCCATCCTGTCCCCCATGGACCTTTTCGCCGACTTATGCGCAGTTACCCCATAATACTGCGGAAGAGACTCCACAGAATTCGCCAAGCCTCCTATGTAATCAGAAAGGCTGAAAACAAGAAGCTGCAGAGAGAACACATGAAGCTCACTGAGAAAGAGACACTCAGTCTGCGTAACCAAGTCCAGGAGCTGACCCAAGCTAAGGATGCCCTATAGCAGGAGGTCGGAATGCTGAGGGAGCAGGTGGCCTCCTATCGGCGCCTGCGGATGATGGGCACATCTTATGTGCCTGATGGACAACAACCATTCAGCAATACTGGCTAAAGCTGAAATGAATTTTGTCAGTTGTAACCTGTGTATAAGGATGCCCCTTATGAATGATCATGCATGCAACCGAAAGTAACCAATGAAGGTCATCAGGCTAGCTTTATATTCTGAATAATTGAATACTATATCATAATGCTCAACCAGTGTGATTACTGAGTAGAGAATCATCGAAGT from Epinephelus lanceolatus isolate andai-2023 chromosome 20, ASM4190304v1, whole genome shotgun sequence includes these protein-coding regions:
- the LOC117264547 gene encoding uncharacterized protein LOC117264547 → MAESWRTPHPYQQNQGGQPVFQYQQQGPGGLSQLPQLYSLPPPSPHHTGLPGPMASCSAPTCTFGGGTPMRRHGRSNQMTPLHLSQLYAPALAQPPLESLLRFLLQGPDVPSPSGTRQEPLASTSNLGGQVQTGPSQEGSWGNVNPGPQSSQYLMQASLEVQTPTTAQAPPQEGNLQHNARADMLPLRSPDPSSATEDSEDQRSASYSPTSPSPAAPGSEMNLEYQNEGHLSVQALAEETRDILEQEYGVCPEIVEGYLWNLPDGEPTQLRHDELVKNLCTLLHPVPHGPFRRLMRSYPIILRKRLHRIRQASYVIRKAENKKLQREHMKLTEKETLSLRNQVQELTQAKDAL